In Arthrobacter sp. CJ23, the genomic window GACGGCGGAGCACGACGACGGCGCCCGGCTTAAGCCCCGGCCCTCAGGTGTACAGCAGCGAGCCCGGGGTGGTGAGCTTTTGGCCGGTTTCCAGCCAGGTCTTCAGGCCGGAGAGGATCATCGGCCAGCCGCCGTAGAGTTCGTCGTTGGCGCCTTCGCGGAGCTGATCGTGCGTGACGGTGAGGTGGCAGGAATCGCCCACCTGCTCGATCTCCCACGTGACGCGGCTGGTGCCCTCGGCCGTGACCGCCTCGTCCCACAGGGCCCGCATGGTCTGCACCAGCCGGCGCGGGGGATCCACCTCCACGTTTTCACCCTCGCCCAGGACCATGCCGTTGGCCTTGGGGTTGTGCATCTCGTAGTGGCCGCCCGGCGTCCAGTCCGCGGTGTGGGTGTTGCCGAACTGGTACTTGCTGCGGATGTCGCTGTCCGTGATGGCTTCCCAGAGCAGTTCCGGGGTGGTCTTGATGTAGATTTCGAAGATCTTTTCCATGGGACTTTCCAATCTGGATTTGAGGTCGCTGAGGGCAGCGGCCCATGGTTCTGCGTACTTGCTCACCCAGCGGTCGTGGACGAGCCTGATGGGTACCGGATTCAGGAAGTGGAGCTTTTCACGCCCCCGACGGCGGGTGACCACCAGTCCGGCTTCCTCAAGGATCCTGAGGTGCTTCATGATCCCGAAGCGGGTCATGCTGAACCGTGCTTCGAGCGCGCTCAGCGTTTGCCCGTCCTCGCGGAAAAGCTCATCGAGCAGTTCCCTGCGGGTGGGGTCGGAGAGTGCCTTGAAGACGGCGTCCATGGGATCAGAATAGGTGACTGTTTAGTCACATGTAAAGGGTTTTCAGGGGTTGGGGAACATCCATCGGCCATCCTGTGTTTAGGATGCCCAGAGGAACGTAACAGGGAAGTTGCTCCGGAGAGGACCGAATGGACCACATGCTCATCAGCCACAACACCGAGCGGGAACGCTTTGAACTGCTGGAGGCCGGCCGCGTGATCGGCAAGGCCGCGTACAAGGATTGGGACGGCGGTGCGTCCGCCCCTGCCGAGGGAGCCGTTCAGCAGCGGATTTTCTACCACACGGTCATCAACGAGGAATATGGCGGACAGGGCCTGGCCGGGAAGCTCGCCGCCGAGGCCCTCGACCAGACCATCGCCGCGGGCCTGAAGATGGTTCCGGTGTGCCCCTTCATCAAGAAGTTCGTGGCCAAGCACCCGGAATACGAGGCGCACGTGGTCAGGCCAAGCCAGGCCCACCTCAGCTTCCTGGACGAGGCCTTGAACAGCTCCGCCAAGGTCTGAGCCAGCGCCGCGCGATCCTCAGGAGCGGGGCACGCTCTCTTTGATCGCCGCCTCGAATGCCGGCAGGCTGCGTTCGATCATGTCCTCATTCGCGGTCAGGGAGATGCGGAAGAAGCCGGGCGTTTCGAACATGACGCCCGGGAGTACCAGGACATCCCGGTGTACGAGTGATTCGGCGAACGCCACGTCGTCGGGGATCGGGGACGGGACGTAGAGGTAGAACGCTCCTTCCGGCTGCCACATGCGGTAGCCCATGTTGCCCAGCGCCTCGACCAGCCGGTCCCGGCGGCTCTGCAGCCGGCCGATATCAATGGAGAACTTCTCCAGTTCGGGAAGGGCGTGCTGCAGCAGTGCGTTCGGGTACACCCAGCCCATAGCCACCTGCAGGCTGTTGATGGCCGGGCGCATCTCATCCCGGCGAGGCATGGTGGGCGGCAGCGCCAGGTATCCGATCCGCTCACCAGGGGAGAGGTGGGTTTTGCCGTAGGAGTATGCCAGGAGTGTGTAGGGATAAAACTCCACCGGGCTGTGGAAGCGCAGGCCGTCGTAGACGATCCGGTTGTAGGGCTCGTCCGAGACGAGGTAGATGCGCCTGCCGATCCGGGCCGAGGCGGCTTCCAGCAATTCCGCCAACCGCAGAAGCAGCTCGGGCGGGTAGATCCGTCCCGTGGGATTGTTGGGTGTATTGACGATCACCACCTTGGTGCGTTCGGTGATGGCGGCGTCGATGCCGGCGAGGTCGAGGTCGAACGTGGCGGTGTTGATGGTTACCTTCACGGGCACGAGTCCGGCCTCGAGGATGAGCGGCTCGTACAGGAACCAAGGCGGCAGGCTGAAGATGACCTCGTCGCCGGGATCCGCCACGGTCTTCAGCGCCAAGGCGATTGCCGCGAAGCCCCCGGTGGTGAGGTAGATATCCTCCGGCTGGAACGGTACATCCAACAGGTGCCCAAGGGATTCCGCTGCCGCTTCTCGGGCGGGTTCGCCGTTGGTCTGGTAAGCGAACCACTGATCATTTTGAGGGGTCAGGGCGTCCCGCAGCGTGGTGACGTAGCGCTCGTCCGGCATCTGGTGCGGGTTGCCAAACGTGAAGTCGCAAGCGGACACCTCCCTGCGGGTGCCATTTTCGTTGATAAAGCGCTCGATCCTCAGGAAATTGGGGATGGACGCCAGGCGCGCTGCGCGGGCGGACACCGGCGGCGCCGTATCGACTGCGGCATCCGGAGCGGCCATATCTGTTGATTCGTCCATTTCAGCGTTCCTCCGCGTGGAATCGGATGGGCAGCACGCTGCTGAGCCAGTGGAGGCTGCGTTGGGACCAATTGTTGACGGACACAAGGGTGAAGTAAAGATGGCGGCGGCCAGCGTTTCCGCCAAGGTCTGAGCCCGTCCGGGCCCCGCACCACGGTCCCTTGTCCGGGCCCGAACCCGATGTACCAGGGCTCTAACCCCGCAGCGCCGCCCCGTCGAACACCAGCTTCACGGCATTCCGGACGCGCTCCCGCGTTGCTTCCCCGGACCCGGCTTCGGGCGCCCGCACCACGAACTGGTAGTAGTACAGGCCGTTGATGAGGTCGATCATGGCCTCCACGTCCACGGCCGGATCGATTTCGCCGGCCTCGATGCCGCGTCGGATTTCGTCCGCGATCGGTTCCCGGCGCCGGGATACGTGGCGGTTCCAGGACAGTGCCCGGAGCTGATCGTTCTCCAGGCCCATGGCCACGCGCTTCTTCACCAACGTCCCCACCCGGCCGTCGACGGCCACAGACGCTTCCTCATAGGTGTTCAGAATGGTTTCCAGGCTCGTGGCGCCGCGTCTGAGTTCGATGCCGGAACGCACGCTGTCCAGGGAGGCCGCGAGTAGTTCCTCACGGCTGCTCCAGCGACGATAGAGCGCAGCCCGGCTCACGCCTGACCGTTCCGTTATCGCCGAAATAGTCACGTCCCGCGTGTCCCGCTCCAGGAGCAGATCCACGGCAGCGGACAGCACGGTGGTCTCCAGGGAGGTGTCGCGGGGCCTTCCGGGGCGGCGGTCTGCCTCAGGCATCGGCAGCCACCAGTCGCTCACGCAGCCGGGCGATGGTCGCGTCCGAAAGGCCGGCCTGGAGCACCGGTTCCAGGACACTTCCATGGCGCTCAATCAGAATCCGTTGCATGGCATCCATCGACGCCGCATGCGCGCCCATCATCGCCCCGTGGTCAGCCCCTTCGCCGATCACCGTCTCGGGCATCAGCCCGCCCATGATCGCCCGGAGCCGCGGGAACAGCCGCGGCAAGCGCGTTGCGGTCACGGCATAGTCGGCGGAAATGGTCTCCTGCGAGGCACCGAGGGCAGAGAGTACGACGGCGGCGAACACCCCTGTGCGGTCCTTGCCTGCCGCGCAATGGAAGACGGTAGCGCCGTCCGCCATGGCCACGAGCGTCATGCCCAGCGCGAGCTGCCGGGCCTGGGTTTCGAGCAGCTTCGCATACCAGGAACCCAC contains:
- a CDS encoding metalloregulator ArsR/SmtB family transcription factor, with the translated sequence MDAVFKALSDPTRRELLDELFREDGQTLSALEARFSMTRFGIMKHLRILEEAGLVVTRRRGREKLHFLNPVPIRLVHDRWVSKYAEPWAAALSDLKSRLESPMEKIFEIYIKTTPELLWEAITDSDIRSKYQFGNTHTADWTPGGHYEMHNPKANGMVLGEGENVEVDPPRRLVQTMRALWDEAVTAEGTSRVTWEIEQVGDSCHLTVTHDQLREGANDELYGGWPMILSGLKTWLETGQKLTTPGSLLYT
- a CDS encoding GNAT family N-acetyltransferase gives rise to the protein MDHMLISHNTERERFELLEAGRVIGKAAYKDWDGGASAPAEGAVQQRIFYHTVINEEYGGQGLAGKLAAEALDQTIAAGLKMVPVCPFIKKFVAKHPEYEAHVVRPSQAHLSFLDEALNSSAKV
- a CDS encoding aminotransferase class I/II-fold pyridoxal phosphate-dependent enzyme; this translates as MDESTDMAAPDAAVDTAPPVSARAARLASIPNFLRIERFINENGTRREVSACDFTFGNPHQMPDERYVTTLRDALTPQNDQWFAYQTNGEPAREAAAESLGHLLDVPFQPEDIYLTTGGFAAIALALKTVADPGDEVIFSLPPWFLYEPLILEAGLVPVKVTINTATFDLDLAGIDAAITERTKVVIVNTPNNPTGRIYPPELLLRLAELLEAASARIGRRIYLVSDEPYNRIVYDGLRFHSPVEFYPYTLLAYSYGKTHLSPGERIGYLALPPTMPRRDEMRPAINSLQVAMGWVYPNALLQHALPELEKFSIDIGRLQSRRDRLVEALGNMGYRMWQPEGAFYLYVPSPIPDDVAFAESLVHRDVLVLPGVMFETPGFFRISLTANEDMIERSLPAFEAAIKESVPRS
- a CDS encoding TetR/AcrR family transcriptional regulator, whose product is MPEADRRPGRPRDTSLETTVLSAAVDLLLERDTRDVTISAITERSGVSRAALYRRWSSREELLAASLDSVRSGIELRRGATSLETILNTYEEASVAVDGRVGTLVKKRVAMGLENDQLRALSWNRHVSRRREPIADEIRRGIEAGEIDPAVDVEAMIDLINGLYYYQFVVRAPEAGSGEATRERVRNAVKLVFDGAALRG
- a CDS encoding tyrosine-protein phosphatase, which gives rise to MDLQTIDLAPVNLRDLGGLPVDGGVTRPGVLLRSDDVSVMPADFAQQMIHDGVTSVIDLRSPEEALFTGRGPLTVPGVNYHHLALTASVAAPEDISQELMSSSATPAQVGSWYAKLLETQARQLALGMTLVAMADGATVFHCAAGKDRTGVFAAVVLSALGASQETISADYAVTATRLPRLFPRLRAIMGGLMPETVIGEGADHGAMMGAHAASMDAMQRILIERHGSVLEPVLQAGLSDATIARLRERLVAADA